A part of Cannabis sativa cultivar Pink pepper isolate KNU-18-1 chromosome 6, ASM2916894v1, whole genome shotgun sequence genomic DNA contains:
- the LOC115725088 gene encoding zinc finger CCCH domain-containing protein 18 isoform X2, which yields MMDFPESTKILYNRIQELEPENVTKIIGYLLLNDYDDQQFLWLASAPEHFVHQIISKAKTELQLLASKSVSNPMSPSINPTSGFSPFSSTAISRPKLSSNFQIPSPYWDPQLFKNQNSEILQMGFGDSPLEHEKLYQCLSLEDQMEQINSGLSGLGMDNYYPDAGIGGLNDRTSRRLSGLSEIPVKTCHYYIKGFCKHGSSCRYSHGQVIPESFSQAYDSANDDHLFSPGSLEKLELEIIELLKSRRGIPVSIASLPAMYYEKYGKYLQADGYLTESQRHGKAGYSLTKLLARLKNSIRLIDSRPHGQHALILAEDSAMYMDHRNEKIDPGPIVSGSRQIYLTFPAESTFTEEDVSIYFNSFGPVEDVRIPCQQRRMFGFVTFASADTVRVILAKGNPHFVCGARVLVKPYREKSKLVERKYSDRNEAPAYYSSQYPDLEYEFQSIARGIENSRMIRKQLMEQERAVELETVRLREKPVNDQSYFGYTMDDLKVSEDAAAAAAAEGQLNFPSSEQFSYMFDVINCGSTSDDKFKHTDTNTDQEGQALNLPDSPFASSRANGISTVT from the exons ATGATGGATTTTCCAGAGTCTACAAAGATACTATACAATAGAATTCAGGAACTGGAACCAGAAAATGTTACAAAGATTATAGGATACCTTCTTTTAAACGACTATGATGACCAGCAGTTTCTATGGTTGGCTTCTGCTCCAGAACATTTTGTTCATCAAATCATATCAAAGGCTAAAACTGAACTCCAACTATTAGCTTCTAAGTCAGTCTCAAATCCTATGTCACCTTCCATAAACCCAACTTCAGGTTTCTCTCCATTCTCTTCTACTGCTATTTCAAGGCCTAAATTGTCTTCAAATTTTCAAATACCATCTCCTTATTGGGATCCCCAGCTTTTTAAGAATCAGAACTCTGAGATTTTACAAATGGGATTCGGTGACTCACCCTTGGAACATGAAAAACTTTACCAGTGTTTGAGTTTAGAGGATCAGATGGAGCAAATAAACTCTGGATTATCAGGATTAGGTATGGACAATTACTACCCAGATGCTGGAATTGGAGGCTTGAATGATAGAACAAGTAGAAGACTTTCAGGTCTTTCTGAGATTCCAGTTAAGACTTGTCATTATTATATCAAGGGATTTTGTAAACATGGAAGTAGCTGTAGATATTCTCATGGGCAAGTGATTCCTGAAAGCTTTTCTCAGGCCTATGATTCTGCTAATGACGACCATCTTTTCTCTCCTGGCTCACTTGAGAAGTTGGAGTTGGAAATAATAGAGCTTCTTAAGTCAAGAAGAGGGATTCCTGTTTCGATTGCCTCTCTACCAGCGATGTACTATGAGAAATATGGGAAATATCTACAGGCTGATGGCTACCTCACAGAGAGCCAGAGGCATGGAAAAGCTGGGTATAGTTTAACAAAGCTTCTGGCTCGATTGAAGAATAGTATTCGGCTTATTGACAG CAGGCCTCATGGACAACATGCCTTAATTTTGGCTGAAGACTCTGCTATGTACATGGATCACCGGAATGAAAAGATTGATCCAGGTCCAATTGTTAGCGGGTCAAGGCAGATATATCTAACATTTCCAGCTGAGAGCACTTTCACTGAAGAAGATGTCTCAATCTACTTCAA TTCCTTTGGGCCTGTTGAAGATGTACGGATTCCCTGCCAACAGAGAAGGATGTTTGGATTTGTAACTTTTGCTAGTGCAGATACAGTGAGAGTGATTTTGGCTAAAGGAAATCCTCATTTTGTCTGTGGGGCTCGGGTTCTCGTTAAGCCTTACAGGGAAAAATCAAAGCTTGTTGAAAG AAAATACTCAGATAGGAATGAAGCTCCAGCTTATTATTCTTCACAGTACCCGGACTTGGAATATGAGTTTCAATCGA TTGCTAGAGGCATTGAAAACTCTAGAATGATTAGAAAACAGTTAATGGAACAAGAACGAGCCGTTGAGCTCGAAACAGTGAGGCTAAGGGAGAAGCCAGTGAATGATCAATCATATTTTGGTTACACTATGGATGATCTTAAAGTCTCcgaag atgcagcagcagcagcagcagcagaagGTCAGCTCAATTTCCCATCCTCGGAACAATTCAGTTATATGTTTGATGTTATTAACTGTGGATCTACAAGTGATGATAAGTTCAAGCATACAGACACCAATACTGACCAAGAAGG TCAAGCACTAAATCTCCCGGATAGTCCATTTGCATCTTCCAGAGCTAATGGCATCTCTACAGTTACATAG
- the LOC115725088 gene encoding zinc finger CCCH domain-containing protein 18 isoform X5: protein MMDFPESTKILYNRIQELEPENVTKIIGYLLLNDYDDQQFLWLASAPEHFVHQIISKAKTELQLLASKSVSNPMSPSINPTSGFSPFSSTAISRPKLSSNFQIPSPYWDPQLFKNQNSEILQMGFGDSPLEHEKLYQCLSLEDQMEQINSGLSGLGMDNYYPDAGIGGLNDRTSRRLSGLSEIPVKTCHYYIKGFCKHGSSCRYSHGQVIPESFSQAYDSANDDHLFSPGSLEKLELEIIELLKSRRGIPVSIASLPAMYYEKYGKYLQADGYLTESQRHGKAGYSLTKLLARLKNSIRLIDSRPHGQHALILAEDSAMYMDHRNEKIDPGPIVSGSRQIYLTFPAESTFTEEDVSIYFNSFGPVEDVRIPCQQRRMFGFVTFASADTVRVILAKGNPHFVCGARVLVKPYREKSKLVERKYSDRNEAPAYYSSQYPDLEYEFQSIARGIENSRMIRKQLMEQERAVELETVRLREKPVNDQSYFGYTMDDLKVSEAAAAAAEGQLNFPSSEQFSYMFDVINCGSTSDDKFKHTDTNTDQEGQALNLPDSPFASSRANGISTVT, encoded by the exons ATGATGGATTTTCCAGAGTCTACAAAGATACTATACAATAGAATTCAGGAACTGGAACCAGAAAATGTTACAAAGATTATAGGATACCTTCTTTTAAACGACTATGATGACCAGCAGTTTCTATGGTTGGCTTCTGCTCCAGAACATTTTGTTCATCAAATCATATCAAAGGCTAAAACTGAACTCCAACTATTAGCTTCTAAGTCAGTCTCAAATCCTATGTCACCTTCCATAAACCCAACTTCAGGTTTCTCTCCATTCTCTTCTACTGCTATTTCAAGGCCTAAATTGTCTTCAAATTTTCAAATACCATCTCCTTATTGGGATCCCCAGCTTTTTAAGAATCAGAACTCTGAGATTTTACAAATGGGATTCGGTGACTCACCCTTGGAACATGAAAAACTTTACCAGTGTTTGAGTTTAGAGGATCAGATGGAGCAAATAAACTCTGGATTATCAGGATTAGGTATGGACAATTACTACCCAGATGCTGGAATTGGAGGCTTGAATGATAGAACAAGTAGAAGACTTTCAGGTCTTTCTGAGATTCCAGTTAAGACTTGTCATTATTATATCAAGGGATTTTGTAAACATGGAAGTAGCTGTAGATATTCTCATGGGCAAGTGATTCCTGAAAGCTTTTCTCAGGCCTATGATTCTGCTAATGACGACCATCTTTTCTCTCCTGGCTCACTTGAGAAGTTGGAGTTGGAAATAATAGAGCTTCTTAAGTCAAGAAGAGGGATTCCTGTTTCGATTGCCTCTCTACCAGCGATGTACTATGAGAAATATGGGAAATATCTACAGGCTGATGGCTACCTCACAGAGAGCCAGAGGCATGGAAAAGCTGGGTATAGTTTAACAAAGCTTCTGGCTCGATTGAAGAATAGTATTCGGCTTATTGACAG CAGGCCTCATGGACAACATGCCTTAATTTTGGCTGAAGACTCTGCTATGTACATGGATCACCGGAATGAAAAGATTGATCCAGGTCCAATTGTTAGCGGGTCAAGGCAGATATATCTAACATTTCCAGCTGAGAGCACTTTCACTGAAGAAGATGTCTCAATCTACTTCAA TTCCTTTGGGCCTGTTGAAGATGTACGGATTCCCTGCCAACAGAGAAGGATGTTTGGATTTGTAACTTTTGCTAGTGCAGATACAGTGAGAGTGATTTTGGCTAAAGGAAATCCTCATTTTGTCTGTGGGGCTCGGGTTCTCGTTAAGCCTTACAGGGAAAAATCAAAGCTTGTTGAAAG AAAATACTCAGATAGGAATGAAGCTCCAGCTTATTATTCTTCACAGTACCCGGACTTGGAATATGAGTTTCAATCGA TTGCTAGAGGCATTGAAAACTCTAGAATGATTAGAAAACAGTTAATGGAACAAGAACGAGCCGTTGAGCTCGAAACAGTGAGGCTAAGGGAGAAGCCAGTGAATGATCAATCATATTTTGGTTACACTATGGATGATCTTAAAGTCTCcgaag cagcagcagcagcagcagaagGTCAGCTCAATTTCCCATCCTCGGAACAATTCAGTTATATGTTTGATGTTATTAACTGTGGATCTACAAGTGATGATAAGTTCAAGCATACAGACACCAATACTGACCAAGAAGG TCAAGCACTAAATCTCCCGGATAGTCCATTTGCATCTTCCAGAGCTAATGGCATCTCTACAGTTACATAG
- the LOC115725088 gene encoding zinc finger CCCH domain-containing protein 18 isoform X4, protein MMDFPESTKILYNRIQELEPENVTKIIGYLLLNDYDDQQFLWLASAPEHFVHQIISKAKTELQLLASKSVSNPMSPSINPTSGFSPFSSTAISRPKLSSNFQIPSPYWDPQLFKNQNSEILQMGFGDSPLEHEKLYQCLSLEDQMEQINSGLSGLGMDNYYPDAGIGGLNDRTSRRLSGLSEIPVKTCHYYIKGFCKHGSSCRYSHGQVIPESFSQAYDSANDDHLFSPGSLEKLELEIIELLKSRRGIPVSIASLPAMYYEKYGKYLQADGYLTESQRHGKAGYSLTKLLARLKNSIRLIDRPHGQHALILAEDSAMYMDHRNEKIDPGPIVSGSRQIYLTFPAESTFTEEDVSIYFNSFGPVEDVRIPCQQRRMFGFVTFASADTVRVILAKGNPHFVCGARVLVKPYREKSKLVERKYSDRNEAPAYYSSQYPDLEYEFQSIARGIENSRMIRKQLMEQERAVELETVRLREKPVNDQSYFGYTMDDLKVSEDAAAAAAAEGQLNFPSSEQFSYMFDVINCGSTSDDKFKHTDTNTDQEGQALNLPDSPFASSRANGISTVT, encoded by the exons ATGATGGATTTTCCAGAGTCTACAAAGATACTATACAATAGAATTCAGGAACTGGAACCAGAAAATGTTACAAAGATTATAGGATACCTTCTTTTAAACGACTATGATGACCAGCAGTTTCTATGGTTGGCTTCTGCTCCAGAACATTTTGTTCATCAAATCATATCAAAGGCTAAAACTGAACTCCAACTATTAGCTTCTAAGTCAGTCTCAAATCCTATGTCACCTTCCATAAACCCAACTTCAGGTTTCTCTCCATTCTCTTCTACTGCTATTTCAAGGCCTAAATTGTCTTCAAATTTTCAAATACCATCTCCTTATTGGGATCCCCAGCTTTTTAAGAATCAGAACTCTGAGATTTTACAAATGGGATTCGGTGACTCACCCTTGGAACATGAAAAACTTTACCAGTGTTTGAGTTTAGAGGATCAGATGGAGCAAATAAACTCTGGATTATCAGGATTAGGTATGGACAATTACTACCCAGATGCTGGAATTGGAGGCTTGAATGATAGAACAAGTAGAAGACTTTCAGGTCTTTCTGAGATTCCAGTTAAGACTTGTCATTATTATATCAAGGGATTTTGTAAACATGGAAGTAGCTGTAGATATTCTCATGGGCAAGTGATTCCTGAAAGCTTTTCTCAGGCCTATGATTCTGCTAATGACGACCATCTTTTCTCTCCTGGCTCACTTGAGAAGTTGGAGTTGGAAATAATAGAGCTTCTTAAGTCAAGAAGAGGGATTCCTGTTTCGATTGCCTCTCTACCAGCGATGTACTATGAGAAATATGGGAAATATCTACAGGCTGATGGCTACCTCACAGAGAGCCAGAGGCATGGAAAAGCTGGGTATAGTTTAACAAAGCTTCTGGCTCGATTGAAGAATAGTATTCGGCTTATTGACAG GCCTCATGGACAACATGCCTTAATTTTGGCTGAAGACTCTGCTATGTACATGGATCACCGGAATGAAAAGATTGATCCAGGTCCAATTGTTAGCGGGTCAAGGCAGATATATCTAACATTTCCAGCTGAGAGCACTTTCACTGAAGAAGATGTCTCAATCTACTTCAA TTCCTTTGGGCCTGTTGAAGATGTACGGATTCCCTGCCAACAGAGAAGGATGTTTGGATTTGTAACTTTTGCTAGTGCAGATACAGTGAGAGTGATTTTGGCTAAAGGAAATCCTCATTTTGTCTGTGGGGCTCGGGTTCTCGTTAAGCCTTACAGGGAAAAATCAAAGCTTGTTGAAAG AAAATACTCAGATAGGAATGAAGCTCCAGCTTATTATTCTTCACAGTACCCGGACTTGGAATATGAGTTTCAATCGA TTGCTAGAGGCATTGAAAACTCTAGAATGATTAGAAAACAGTTAATGGAACAAGAACGAGCCGTTGAGCTCGAAACAGTGAGGCTAAGGGAGAAGCCAGTGAATGATCAATCATATTTTGGTTACACTATGGATGATCTTAAAGTCTCcgaag atgcagcagcagcagcagcagcagaagGTCAGCTCAATTTCCCATCCTCGGAACAATTCAGTTATATGTTTGATGTTATTAACTGTGGATCTACAAGTGATGATAAGTTCAAGCATACAGACACCAATACTGACCAAGAAGG TCAAGCACTAAATCTCCCGGATAGTCCATTTGCATCTTCCAGAGCTAATGGCATCTCTACAGTTACATAG
- the LOC115725088 gene encoding zinc finger CCCH domain-containing protein 18 isoform X1, producing the protein MMDFPESTKILYNRIQELEPENVTKIIGYLLLNDYDDQQFLWLASAPEHFVHQIISKAKTELQLLASKSVSNPMSPSINPTSGFSPFSSTAISRPKLSSNFQIPSPYWDPQLFKNQNSEILQMGFGDSPLEHEKLYQCLSLEDQMEQINSGLSGLGMDNYYPDAGIGGLNDRTSRRLSGLSEIPVKTCHYYIKGFCKHGSSCRYSHGQVIPESFSQAYDSANDDHLFSPGSLEKLELEIIELLKSRRGIPVSIASLPAMYYEKYGKYLQADGYLTESQRHGKAGYSLTKLLARLKNSIRLIDSRPHGQHALILAEDSAMYMDHRNEKIDPGPIVSGSRQIYLTFPAESTFTEEDVSIYFNSFGPVEDVRIPCQQRRMFGFVTFASADTVRVILAKGNPHFVCGARVLVKPYREKSKLVERKYSDRNEAPAYYSSQYPDLEYEFQSIARGIENSRMIRKQLMEQERAVELETVRLREKPVNDQSYFGYTMDDLKVSEADAAAAAAAEGQLNFPSSEQFSYMFDVINCGSTSDDKFKHTDTNTDQEGQALNLPDSPFASSRANGISTVT; encoded by the exons ATGATGGATTTTCCAGAGTCTACAAAGATACTATACAATAGAATTCAGGAACTGGAACCAGAAAATGTTACAAAGATTATAGGATACCTTCTTTTAAACGACTATGATGACCAGCAGTTTCTATGGTTGGCTTCTGCTCCAGAACATTTTGTTCATCAAATCATATCAAAGGCTAAAACTGAACTCCAACTATTAGCTTCTAAGTCAGTCTCAAATCCTATGTCACCTTCCATAAACCCAACTTCAGGTTTCTCTCCATTCTCTTCTACTGCTATTTCAAGGCCTAAATTGTCTTCAAATTTTCAAATACCATCTCCTTATTGGGATCCCCAGCTTTTTAAGAATCAGAACTCTGAGATTTTACAAATGGGATTCGGTGACTCACCCTTGGAACATGAAAAACTTTACCAGTGTTTGAGTTTAGAGGATCAGATGGAGCAAATAAACTCTGGATTATCAGGATTAGGTATGGACAATTACTACCCAGATGCTGGAATTGGAGGCTTGAATGATAGAACAAGTAGAAGACTTTCAGGTCTTTCTGAGATTCCAGTTAAGACTTGTCATTATTATATCAAGGGATTTTGTAAACATGGAAGTAGCTGTAGATATTCTCATGGGCAAGTGATTCCTGAAAGCTTTTCTCAGGCCTATGATTCTGCTAATGACGACCATCTTTTCTCTCCTGGCTCACTTGAGAAGTTGGAGTTGGAAATAATAGAGCTTCTTAAGTCAAGAAGAGGGATTCCTGTTTCGATTGCCTCTCTACCAGCGATGTACTATGAGAAATATGGGAAATATCTACAGGCTGATGGCTACCTCACAGAGAGCCAGAGGCATGGAAAAGCTGGGTATAGTTTAACAAAGCTTCTGGCTCGATTGAAGAATAGTATTCGGCTTATTGACAG CAGGCCTCATGGACAACATGCCTTAATTTTGGCTGAAGACTCTGCTATGTACATGGATCACCGGAATGAAAAGATTGATCCAGGTCCAATTGTTAGCGGGTCAAGGCAGATATATCTAACATTTCCAGCTGAGAGCACTTTCACTGAAGAAGATGTCTCAATCTACTTCAA TTCCTTTGGGCCTGTTGAAGATGTACGGATTCCCTGCCAACAGAGAAGGATGTTTGGATTTGTAACTTTTGCTAGTGCAGATACAGTGAGAGTGATTTTGGCTAAAGGAAATCCTCATTTTGTCTGTGGGGCTCGGGTTCTCGTTAAGCCTTACAGGGAAAAATCAAAGCTTGTTGAAAG AAAATACTCAGATAGGAATGAAGCTCCAGCTTATTATTCTTCACAGTACCCGGACTTGGAATATGAGTTTCAATCGA TTGCTAGAGGCATTGAAAACTCTAGAATGATTAGAAAACAGTTAATGGAACAAGAACGAGCCGTTGAGCTCGAAACAGTGAGGCTAAGGGAGAAGCCAGTGAATGATCAATCATATTTTGGTTACACTATGGATGATCTTAAAGTCTCcgaag CAgatgcagcagcagcagcagcagcagaagGTCAGCTCAATTTCCCATCCTCGGAACAATTCAGTTATATGTTTGATGTTATTAACTGTGGATCTACAAGTGATGATAAGTTCAAGCATACAGACACCAATACTGACCAAGAAGG TCAAGCACTAAATCTCCCGGATAGTCCATTTGCATCTTCCAGAGCTAATGGCATCTCTACAGTTACATAG
- the LOC115725088 gene encoding zinc finger CCCH domain-containing protein 18 isoform X3, with protein MMDFPESTKILYNRIQELEPENVTKIIGYLLLNDYDDQQFLWLASAPEHFVHQIISKAKTELQLLASKSVSNPMSPSINPTSGFSPFSSTAISRPKLSSNFQIPSPYWDPQLFKNQNSEILQMGFGDSPLEHEKLYQCLSLEDQMEQINSGLSGLGMDNYYPDAGIGGLNDRTSRRLSGLSEIPVKTCHYYIKGFCKHGSSCRYSHGQVIPESFSQAYDSANDDHLFSPGSLEKLELEIIELLKSRRGIPVSIASLPAMYYEKYGKYLQADGYLTESQRHGKAGYSLTKLLARLKNSIRLIDRPHGQHALILAEDSAMYMDHRNEKIDPGPIVSGSRQIYLTFPAESTFTEEDVSIYFNSFGPVEDVRIPCQQRRMFGFVTFASADTVRVILAKGNPHFVCGARVLVKPYREKSKLVERKYSDRNEAPAYYSSQYPDLEYEFQSIARGIENSRMIRKQLMEQERAVELETVRLREKPVNDQSYFGYTMDDLKVSEADAAAAAAAEGQLNFPSSEQFSYMFDVINCGSTSDDKFKHTDTNTDQEGQALNLPDSPFASSRANGISTVT; from the exons ATGATGGATTTTCCAGAGTCTACAAAGATACTATACAATAGAATTCAGGAACTGGAACCAGAAAATGTTACAAAGATTATAGGATACCTTCTTTTAAACGACTATGATGACCAGCAGTTTCTATGGTTGGCTTCTGCTCCAGAACATTTTGTTCATCAAATCATATCAAAGGCTAAAACTGAACTCCAACTATTAGCTTCTAAGTCAGTCTCAAATCCTATGTCACCTTCCATAAACCCAACTTCAGGTTTCTCTCCATTCTCTTCTACTGCTATTTCAAGGCCTAAATTGTCTTCAAATTTTCAAATACCATCTCCTTATTGGGATCCCCAGCTTTTTAAGAATCAGAACTCTGAGATTTTACAAATGGGATTCGGTGACTCACCCTTGGAACATGAAAAACTTTACCAGTGTTTGAGTTTAGAGGATCAGATGGAGCAAATAAACTCTGGATTATCAGGATTAGGTATGGACAATTACTACCCAGATGCTGGAATTGGAGGCTTGAATGATAGAACAAGTAGAAGACTTTCAGGTCTTTCTGAGATTCCAGTTAAGACTTGTCATTATTATATCAAGGGATTTTGTAAACATGGAAGTAGCTGTAGATATTCTCATGGGCAAGTGATTCCTGAAAGCTTTTCTCAGGCCTATGATTCTGCTAATGACGACCATCTTTTCTCTCCTGGCTCACTTGAGAAGTTGGAGTTGGAAATAATAGAGCTTCTTAAGTCAAGAAGAGGGATTCCTGTTTCGATTGCCTCTCTACCAGCGATGTACTATGAGAAATATGGGAAATATCTACAGGCTGATGGCTACCTCACAGAGAGCCAGAGGCATGGAAAAGCTGGGTATAGTTTAACAAAGCTTCTGGCTCGATTGAAGAATAGTATTCGGCTTATTGACAG GCCTCATGGACAACATGCCTTAATTTTGGCTGAAGACTCTGCTATGTACATGGATCACCGGAATGAAAAGATTGATCCAGGTCCAATTGTTAGCGGGTCAAGGCAGATATATCTAACATTTCCAGCTGAGAGCACTTTCACTGAAGAAGATGTCTCAATCTACTTCAA TTCCTTTGGGCCTGTTGAAGATGTACGGATTCCCTGCCAACAGAGAAGGATGTTTGGATTTGTAACTTTTGCTAGTGCAGATACAGTGAGAGTGATTTTGGCTAAAGGAAATCCTCATTTTGTCTGTGGGGCTCGGGTTCTCGTTAAGCCTTACAGGGAAAAATCAAAGCTTGTTGAAAG AAAATACTCAGATAGGAATGAAGCTCCAGCTTATTATTCTTCACAGTACCCGGACTTGGAATATGAGTTTCAATCGA TTGCTAGAGGCATTGAAAACTCTAGAATGATTAGAAAACAGTTAATGGAACAAGAACGAGCCGTTGAGCTCGAAACAGTGAGGCTAAGGGAGAAGCCAGTGAATGATCAATCATATTTTGGTTACACTATGGATGATCTTAAAGTCTCcgaag CAgatgcagcagcagcagcagcagcagaagGTCAGCTCAATTTCCCATCCTCGGAACAATTCAGTTATATGTTTGATGTTATTAACTGTGGATCTACAAGTGATGATAAGTTCAAGCATACAGACACCAATACTGACCAAGAAGG TCAAGCACTAAATCTCCCGGATAGTCCATTTGCATCTTCCAGAGCTAATGGCATCTCTACAGTTACATAG
- the LOC115725088 gene encoding zinc finger CCCH domain-containing protein 18 isoform X6 gives MMDFPESTKILYNRIQELEPENVTKIIGYLLLNDYDDQQFLWLASAPEHFVHQIISKAKTELQLLASKSVSNPMSPSINPTSGFSPFSSTAISRPKLSSNFQIPSPYWDPQLFKNQNSEILQMGFGDSPLEHEKLYQCLSLEDQMEQINSGLSGLGMDNYYPDAGIGGLNDRTSRRLSGLSEIPVKTCHYYIKGFCKHGSSCRYSHGQVIPESFSQAYDSANDDHLFSPGSLEKLELEIIELLKSRRGIPVSIASLPAMYYEKYGKYLQADGYLTESQRHGKAGYSLTKLLARLKNSIRLIDRPHGQHALILAEDSAMYMDHRNEKIDPGPIVSGSRQIYLTFPAESTFTEEDVSIYFNSFGPVEDVRIPCQQRRMFGFVTFASADTVRVILAKGNPHFVCGARVLVKPYREKSKLVERKYSDRNEAPAYYSSQYPDLEYEFQSIARGIENSRMIRKQLMEQERAVELETVRLREKPVNDQSYFGYTMDDLKVSEAAAAAAEGQLNFPSSEQFSYMFDVINCGSTSDDKFKHTDTNTDQEGQALNLPDSPFASSRANGISTVT, from the exons ATGATGGATTTTCCAGAGTCTACAAAGATACTATACAATAGAATTCAGGAACTGGAACCAGAAAATGTTACAAAGATTATAGGATACCTTCTTTTAAACGACTATGATGACCAGCAGTTTCTATGGTTGGCTTCTGCTCCAGAACATTTTGTTCATCAAATCATATCAAAGGCTAAAACTGAACTCCAACTATTAGCTTCTAAGTCAGTCTCAAATCCTATGTCACCTTCCATAAACCCAACTTCAGGTTTCTCTCCATTCTCTTCTACTGCTATTTCAAGGCCTAAATTGTCTTCAAATTTTCAAATACCATCTCCTTATTGGGATCCCCAGCTTTTTAAGAATCAGAACTCTGAGATTTTACAAATGGGATTCGGTGACTCACCCTTGGAACATGAAAAACTTTACCAGTGTTTGAGTTTAGAGGATCAGATGGAGCAAATAAACTCTGGATTATCAGGATTAGGTATGGACAATTACTACCCAGATGCTGGAATTGGAGGCTTGAATGATAGAACAAGTAGAAGACTTTCAGGTCTTTCTGAGATTCCAGTTAAGACTTGTCATTATTATATCAAGGGATTTTGTAAACATGGAAGTAGCTGTAGATATTCTCATGGGCAAGTGATTCCTGAAAGCTTTTCTCAGGCCTATGATTCTGCTAATGACGACCATCTTTTCTCTCCTGGCTCACTTGAGAAGTTGGAGTTGGAAATAATAGAGCTTCTTAAGTCAAGAAGAGGGATTCCTGTTTCGATTGCCTCTCTACCAGCGATGTACTATGAGAAATATGGGAAATATCTACAGGCTGATGGCTACCTCACAGAGAGCCAGAGGCATGGAAAAGCTGGGTATAGTTTAACAAAGCTTCTGGCTCGATTGAAGAATAGTATTCGGCTTATTGACAG GCCTCATGGACAACATGCCTTAATTTTGGCTGAAGACTCTGCTATGTACATGGATCACCGGAATGAAAAGATTGATCCAGGTCCAATTGTTAGCGGGTCAAGGCAGATATATCTAACATTTCCAGCTGAGAGCACTTTCACTGAAGAAGATGTCTCAATCTACTTCAA TTCCTTTGGGCCTGTTGAAGATGTACGGATTCCCTGCCAACAGAGAAGGATGTTTGGATTTGTAACTTTTGCTAGTGCAGATACAGTGAGAGTGATTTTGGCTAAAGGAAATCCTCATTTTGTCTGTGGGGCTCGGGTTCTCGTTAAGCCTTACAGGGAAAAATCAAAGCTTGTTGAAAG AAAATACTCAGATAGGAATGAAGCTCCAGCTTATTATTCTTCACAGTACCCGGACTTGGAATATGAGTTTCAATCGA TTGCTAGAGGCATTGAAAACTCTAGAATGATTAGAAAACAGTTAATGGAACAAGAACGAGCCGTTGAGCTCGAAACAGTGAGGCTAAGGGAGAAGCCAGTGAATGATCAATCATATTTTGGTTACACTATGGATGATCTTAAAGTCTCcgaag cagcagcagcagcagcagaagGTCAGCTCAATTTCCCATCCTCGGAACAATTCAGTTATATGTTTGATGTTATTAACTGTGGATCTACAAGTGATGATAAGTTCAAGCATACAGACACCAATACTGACCAAGAAGG TCAAGCACTAAATCTCCCGGATAGTCCATTTGCATCTTCCAGAGCTAATGGCATCTCTACAGTTACATAG